In Apostichopus japonicus isolate 1M-3 chromosome 5, ASM3797524v1, whole genome shotgun sequence, a single window of DNA contains:
- the LOC139967574 gene encoding bridging integrator 3-like — protein MSWNIFKHFSSNAPKKTVISKEEENEFSREVTKIEALDDATKRLYKDLKKSMEAMATLSKHQCRIGHNLAASPVLNTEEELKSLELISTSVGQIEELTHKLNSQTTKVMVEPMKKFTLIFPSIYLVLKKREQCLQEYTRCQVKVEKYEDKERTGQNIAKLTTAKKGLEAAKESFDKFNNELMKELPEFFEGRLDYFQPCFEALIKAQIQYYTQCFKIYAELAPELEYRETVISDEDFEEQIQQKMSDIRALSIVIDD, from the exons ATGAGTTG GAACATATTCAAACACTTCAGTTCCAATGCTCCAAAGAAGACTGTGATTTCTAAGGAG GAGGAGAATGAATTCAGCAGGGAGGTGACAAAGATTGAGGC GTTGGACGATGCAACGAAGAGACTTTACAAAGACTTGAAGAAGAGTATGGAAGCCATGGCAACACTCTCCAAGCACCAGTGTAGAATCGGACATAACTTAGCTGCGAGTCCCGTCTTAAACACAGAGGAGGAATTGAAATCCCTAGAGTTGATAAGTACATCCGTCGGCCAGATCGAAGAACTGACTCACAAACTT aattcGCAGACAACAAAAGTGATGGTGGAACCCATGAAAAAATTTACTCTGATCTTCCCAAGCATCTATCTGGTCTTGAAAAAGCGAGAGCAATGTTTACAGGAGTACACCCGCTGCCAGgtcaaagttgaaaaatatGAGGACAAGGAACGGACAGGCCAGAATATTGCCAAGTTAACTACA gCTAAGAAAGGATTGGAAGCAGCAAAGGAATCTTTTGATAAATTCAACAACGAGCTAATGAAGGAACTTCCAGAGTTCTTTGAAGGCCGCTTGGATTACTTCCAGCCGTGTTTTGAAGCTTTAATCAAGGCTCAG ATTCAGTACTACACGCAATGTTTCAAGATCTATGCAGAGTTAGCACCAGAGCTGGAGTACAGGGAGACGGTCATCAGTGACGAAGACTTTGAAGAACAAATTCAACAGAAGATGTCTGACATCAGAGCACTCTCCATCGTGATAGATGACTGA
- the LOC139967573 gene encoding 2-aminoethanethiol dioxygenase-like isoform X1: MSHSDDTLITAHFFLNSDNSIMSGPLETVVRLAWTTFRSVLSDKSALLQKVVKVQEALSTIKIEDVGITESQIQRLDPKQSQGWGEIKAPVGFVEVFEDDLLAVGAFLLKEYAVLPMHNHPTMFGVLKVIHGRVRIKSFDLLDQEKDEKIPKFLTADSQPSSEEVRKLRFRSETEYTSDSEPCLVTPSEGNIHRLEAVGGPAIFLDFISPPYNPHLGRDCDYFQELHVNPNEREGADGELSWCKQIPCPSSYYCVRMDYFGPSIKMEEQ; encoded by the exons ATGAGCCACTCGGATGACACACTGATAACTGCGCATTTCTTCCTCAACTCTGAT AATTCCATAATGAGCGGACCTCTTGAGACAGTTGTGCGCCTAGCATGGACAACATTTAGATCTGTCTTGAGTGATAAATCCGCTCTTCTCCAGAAAGTGGTCAAAGTGCAAGAAGCTCTGTCAACTATCAAAATTGAGGACGTGGGCATCACCGAATCCCAGATTCAAAGACTCGACCCCAAACAGTCTCAAGGCTGGGGAGAAATCAAAGCTCCTGTGGGATTTGTGGAAGTGTTCGAAGATGATCTGTTGGCCGTCGGGGCTTTCCTGTTGAAAGAGTATGCCGTGCTGCCGATGCATAACCATCCGACTATGTTTGGCGTACTTAAAGTCATCCACGGACGGGTGAGGATAAAATCCTTTGACCTCTTAGATCAAGAGAAAGATGAGAAAATTCCCAAATTTCTCACCGCTGACTCTCAACCGAGCTCCGAGGAGGTCAGAAAGTTAAGGTTCCGATCAGAGACGGAATACACATCTGATTCCGAACCCTGTCTGGTGACGCCATCCGAGGGAAACATTCATCGCCTGGAAGCGGTCGGTGGACCCGCCATCTTTCTAGATTTTATATCACCTCCTTACAATCCCCACCTGGGGAGGGACTGCGATTACTTCCAAGAGCTTCACGTCAACCCTAACGAGAGGGAAGGAGCCGATGGTGAATTAAGTTGGTGCAAACAGATTCCGTGCCCTAGCTCATACTACTGTGTAAGAATGGACTATTTCGGTCCGAGTATTAAAATGGAAGAACAATAG
- the LOC139967573 gene encoding 2-aminoethanethiol dioxygenase-like isoform X3, which produces MHNSIMSGPLETVVRLAWTTFRSVLSDKSALLQKVVKVQEALSTIKIEDVGITESQIQRLDPKQSQGWGEIKAPVGFVEVFEDDLLAVGAFLLKEYAVLPMHNHPTMFGVLKVIHGRVRIKSFDLLDQEKDEKIPKFLTADSQPSSEEVRKLRFRSETEYTSDSEPCLVTPSEGNIHRLEAVGGPAIFLDFISPPYNPHLGRDCDYFQELHVNPNEREGADGELSWCKQIPCPSSYYCVRMDYFGPSIKMEEQ; this is translated from the exons ATGCAC AATTCCATAATGAGCGGACCTCTTGAGACAGTTGTGCGCCTAGCATGGACAACATTTAGATCTGTCTTGAGTGATAAATCCGCTCTTCTCCAGAAAGTGGTCAAAGTGCAAGAAGCTCTGTCAACTATCAAAATTGAGGACGTGGGCATCACCGAATCCCAGATTCAAAGACTCGACCCCAAACAGTCTCAAGGCTGGGGAGAAATCAAAGCTCCTGTGGGATTTGTGGAAGTGTTCGAAGATGATCTGTTGGCCGTCGGGGCTTTCCTGTTGAAAGAGTATGCCGTGCTGCCGATGCATAACCATCCGACTATGTTTGGCGTACTTAAAGTCATCCACGGACGGGTGAGGATAAAATCCTTTGACCTCTTAGATCAAGAGAAAGATGAGAAAATTCCCAAATTTCTCACCGCTGACTCTCAACCGAGCTCCGAGGAGGTCAGAAAGTTAAGGTTCCGATCAGAGACGGAATACACATCTGATTCCGAACCCTGTCTGGTGACGCCATCCGAGGGAAACATTCATCGCCTGGAAGCGGTCGGTGGACCCGCCATCTTTCTAGATTTTATATCACCTCCTTACAATCCCCACCTGGGGAGGGACTGCGATTACTTCCAAGAGCTTCACGTCAACCCTAACGAGAGGGAAGGAGCCGATGGTGAATTAAGTTGGTGCAAACAGATTCCGTGCCCTAGCTCATACTACTGTGTAAGAATGGACTATTTCGGTCCGAGTATTAAAATGGAAGAACAATAG
- the LOC139967573 gene encoding 2-aminoethanethiol dioxygenase-like isoform X2 gives MLQNSIMSGPLETVVRLAWTTFRSVLSDKSALLQKVVKVQEALSTIKIEDVGITESQIQRLDPKQSQGWGEIKAPVGFVEVFEDDLLAVGAFLLKEYAVLPMHNHPTMFGVLKVIHGRVRIKSFDLLDQEKDEKIPKFLTADSQPSSEEVRKLRFRSETEYTSDSEPCLVTPSEGNIHRLEAVGGPAIFLDFISPPYNPHLGRDCDYFQELHVNPNEREGADGELSWCKQIPCPSSYYCVRMDYFGPSIKMEEQ, from the exons ATGTT ACAGAATTCCATAATGAGCGGACCTCTTGAGACAGTTGTGCGCCTAGCATGGACAACATTTAGATCTGTCTTGAGTGATAAATCCGCTCTTCTCCAGAAAGTGGTCAAAGTGCAAGAAGCTCTGTCAACTATCAAAATTGAGGACGTGGGCATCACCGAATCCCAGATTCAAAGACTCGACCCCAAACAGTCTCAAGGCTGGGGAGAAATCAAAGCTCCTGTGGGATTTGTGGAAGTGTTCGAAGATGATCTGTTGGCCGTCGGGGCTTTCCTGTTGAAAGAGTATGCCGTGCTGCCGATGCATAACCATCCGACTATGTTTGGCGTACTTAAAGTCATCCACGGACGGGTGAGGATAAAATCCTTTGACCTCTTAGATCAAGAGAAAGATGAGAAAATTCCCAAATTTCTCACCGCTGACTCTCAACCGAGCTCCGAGGAGGTCAGAAAGTTAAGGTTCCGATCAGAGACGGAATACACATCTGATTCCGAACCCTGTCTGGTGACGCCATCCGAGGGAAACATTCATCGCCTGGAAGCGGTCGGTGGACCCGCCATCTTTCTAGATTTTATATCACCTCCTTACAATCCCCACCTGGGGAGGGACTGCGATTACTTCCAAGAGCTTCACGTCAACCCTAACGAGAGGGAAGGAGCCGATGGTGAATTAAGTTGGTGCAAACAGATTCCGTGCCCTAGCTCATACTACTGTGTAAGAATGGACTATTTCGGTCCGAGTATTAAAATGGAAGAACAATAG
- the LOC139967573 gene encoding 2-aminoethanethiol dioxygenase-like isoform X4 produces MSGPLETVVRLAWTTFRSVLSDKSALLQKVVKVQEALSTIKIEDVGITESQIQRLDPKQSQGWGEIKAPVGFVEVFEDDLLAVGAFLLKEYAVLPMHNHPTMFGVLKVIHGRVRIKSFDLLDQEKDEKIPKFLTADSQPSSEEVRKLRFRSETEYTSDSEPCLVTPSEGNIHRLEAVGGPAIFLDFISPPYNPHLGRDCDYFQELHVNPNEREGADGELSWCKQIPCPSSYYCVRMDYFGPSIKMEEQ; encoded by the coding sequence ATGAGCGGACCTCTTGAGACAGTTGTGCGCCTAGCATGGACAACATTTAGATCTGTCTTGAGTGATAAATCCGCTCTTCTCCAGAAAGTGGTCAAAGTGCAAGAAGCTCTGTCAACTATCAAAATTGAGGACGTGGGCATCACCGAATCCCAGATTCAAAGACTCGACCCCAAACAGTCTCAAGGCTGGGGAGAAATCAAAGCTCCTGTGGGATTTGTGGAAGTGTTCGAAGATGATCTGTTGGCCGTCGGGGCTTTCCTGTTGAAAGAGTATGCCGTGCTGCCGATGCATAACCATCCGACTATGTTTGGCGTACTTAAAGTCATCCACGGACGGGTGAGGATAAAATCCTTTGACCTCTTAGATCAAGAGAAAGATGAGAAAATTCCCAAATTTCTCACCGCTGACTCTCAACCGAGCTCCGAGGAGGTCAGAAAGTTAAGGTTCCGATCAGAGACGGAATACACATCTGATTCCGAACCCTGTCTGGTGACGCCATCCGAGGGAAACATTCATCGCCTGGAAGCGGTCGGTGGACCCGCCATCTTTCTAGATTTTATATCACCTCCTTACAATCCCCACCTGGGGAGGGACTGCGATTACTTCCAAGAGCTTCACGTCAACCCTAACGAGAGGGAAGGAGCCGATGGTGAATTAAGTTGGTGCAAACAGATTCCGTGCCCTAGCTCATACTACTGTGTAAGAATGGACTATTTCGGTCCGAGTATTAAAATGGAAGAACAATAG